In a single window of the Drosophila albomicans strain 15112-1751.03 chromosome 3, ASM965048v2, whole genome shotgun sequence genome:
- the LOC117570787 gene encoding four and a half LIM domains protein 2 isoform X8: MTDVDVLSSRMKSRLHLQTKTIGAERIKKAKDNNEDIAVLSMFLPNASAVEENRSFYCSLGDYCRLGDPRATKAGTKKMEYKTRQWHENCFCCCVCKMAIGTKSFIPREQEIYCAGCYEEKFATRCIKCNKVITSGGVTYKNEPWHRECFTCTHCNITLAGQRFTSRDEKPYCAECFGELFAKRCTSCVKPITGIGGTRFISFEERHWHHDCFVCASCKASLVGRGFITDGPDILCPDCAKQKLM, translated from the exons ATGACCGATGTGGATGTGCTCAGCTCTAGGATGAAGTCgcgtttgcatttgcaaacCAAAACGATTGGCGCCGAGCGCATTAAGAAGGCCAAGGATAACAACGAGGACATCGCTGTACTCAGCATGTTCCTCCCAAATGCCAGCGCTGTCGAGGAGAATCGCAGCTTCTATTGCTCCCTGGGCGATTATTGTCGCCTCGGTGATCCGCGTGCCACCAAAGCAG gTACCAAGAAAATGGAATACAAAACGCGTCAGTGGCATGAGAattgcttctgttgctgtgtCTGCAAGATGGCCATTGGCACCAAGTCGTTTATACCGCGAGAGCAGGAAATTTATTGCGCCGGCTGCTACGAGGAGAAGTTTGCCACGCGTTGCATCAAGTGCAACAAG GTAATTACATCGGGTGGAGTTACCTACAAGAACGAGCCGTGGCATCGTGAGTGCTTCACTTGCACCCACTGCAACATTACGTTGGCTGGACAGCGCTTCACCAGTCGCGACGAGAAGCCTTATTGTGCCGAATGTTTCGGCGAGCTGTTTGCCAAACGCTGCACATCGTGTGTCAAGCCCATCACTG GCATTGGTGGCACACGCTTCATTTCGTTTGAGGAGCGTCATTGGCATCACGATTGCTTTGTCTGTGCCAGCTGCAAGGCCAGCCTGGTTGGACGCGGTTTCATCACTGACGGACCCGACATTCTCTGCCCCGACTGTGCCAAGCAGAAGCTGATGTAA
- the LOC117570787 gene encoding trichohyalin isoform X2: protein MAADEALTGVGELLFSLLIGYLGALEFAFVAQHLYHWTCRHPNTQQGVDAAADAEELPRLRDRLDKELAEAAAREAAAGSNVMQDGVAYSNGFRVESPEDKRKALAAELERQRHIEEETRKQLAEAEAKLAEERQRQQLAAEAAEAAESERKLLEAEKQRAAEQREREENERNAREREEQERQENERKLLEAERQREENERRIQAEEEEKRQREIEESARQRREAEEQREREENERKLRAAEEQRLEEERQRELQEAEALRKKELQEAEEQQRKLQEEAQAEVERQLLQLDDEDEQARRDAEIVERLLAAERERKLSATESELEEEAIALEQSRRIAASKTDLERKQKSIEENARLFMEAEEEMVMLHQRMLQAAQEEEQSLYAGAVPVVEEPCIKKLVPPRFEEPEQECEEPLVVQRVKTQLGQGSGGEEPYMVKSKTLTFPGVSDEGSSVEPISSQQSSFSTQPSEERSHQQTEEERQEPEGEDNVPDVQYTEDYLRSLDGIKSRPLIREDGSGRRRAFKKRRSSGSSNSSRDSRASRDEELKMFTSLEEEELRHGDKADYNPIKYTTEPTLRVKSHHRRHKCSPAKDVKPPADVTSSLEMLGEESTNPWGEVMPEHYKDTEFWKREKALSIDEEELDLEKRASGEEVLDLPKNKPNASSFEEATDEQNELAANTLRQQHSKEQLDKESTESSKATDPSSSSSDIKSNLIFSGEYTKAMDKDWHSGHFCCWQCDESLTGQRYVIRDDHPYCIKCYENVFANTCEECNKIIGIDSKDLSYKDKHWHEACFLCFKCNLNLVDKQFGAKADKIYCGNCYDAQFASRCDGCGEVFRAGTKKMEYKTRQWHENCFCCCVCKMAIGTKSFIPREQEIYCAGCYEEKFATRCIKCNKVITSGGVTYKNEPWHRECFTCTHCNITLAGQRFTSRDEKPYCAECFGELFAKRCTSCVKPITGIGGTRFISFEERHWHHDCFVCASCKASLVGRGFITDGPDILCPDCAKQKLM from the exons ATGGCAGCTGACGAAGCGCTTACCGGTGTCGGGGAGCTGCTCTTCTCCCTGCTCATCGGCTATTTGGGTGCTCTGGAGTTTGCCTTTGTCGCTCAGCATCTTTACCACTGGACATGCCGGCATCCCAACACGCAGCAAGGAGTGGATGCAGCTGCTGATGCAGAAGAGTTGCCACGTTTGCGTGACCGATTGGACAAGGAGTTGGCCGAGGCTGCAGCTCGAGAGGCGGCAGCGGGCAGCAATGTGATGCAGGATGGTGTGGCCTATAGTAATGGCTTCCGTGTGGAATCGCCAGAGGATAAACGCAAGGCGTTGGCTGCCGAATTGGAGCGACAGCGACACATTGAGGAGGAGACACGCAAACAGCTCGCGGAGGCCGAAGCTAAATTGGCCGAggagcgacagcgacagcaattGGCAGCCGAGGCTGCGGAGGCAGCAGAAAGCGAACGCAAGCTGTTAGAGGCGGAAAAACAACGCGCGGCCGAGCAGCGAGAGCGTGAGGAAAACGAAAGAAACGCCAGGGAACGTGAAGAGCAGGAAAGACAAGAGAACGAGCGGAAATTGTTGGAAGCGGAGAGGCAACGAGAGGAGAATGAGCGTAGAATACAAGCAGAAGAGGAGGAGAAACGGCAACGCGAAATAGAGGAAAGTGCCAGACAACGCAGAGAGGCAGAGGAACAACGCGAACGAGAGGAGAATGAAAGAAAACTGCGCGCGGCAGAAGAGCAACGACTTGAGGAAGAACGTCAGAGAGAACTGCAAGAGGCTGAGGCGCTACGTAAAAAGGAACTTCAAGAGGCAGAGGAACAGCAACGAAAACTGCAGGAGGAGGCGCAAGCGGAGGTTGAGCGACAACTGTTACAGCTGGATGATGAGGATGAGCAGGCTAGGCGAGATGCCGAGATTGTGGAGCGATTGCTGGCCGCTGAGCGAGAACGGAAGTTAAGTGCCACGGAAAGCGAGCTCGAAGAGGAAGCCATTGCATTGGAGCAGTCTCGTCGCATAGCCGCCAGCAAAACGGATCTCGAGCGCAAGCAAAAGTCAATTGAAGAGAACGCCCGCCTCTTTATGGAGGCCGAGGAGGAAATGGTGATGCTGCATCAGCGCATGCTACAGGCGGCTCAAGAGGAAGAACAGTCGCTCTATGCGGGCGCCGTACCTGTGGTGGAAGAACCTTGCATCAAGAAGCTCGTGCCGCCGCGCTTTGAGGAGCCCGAACAGGAATGCGAGGAGCCTCTCGTGGTGCAGCGTGTGAAGACACAGCTGGGTCAAGGCAGCGGCGGCGAGGAACCCTACATGGTCAAATCGAAGACTTTAACGTTTCCTGGTGTCTCCGATGAGGGTTCCTCGGTGGAGCCTATTTCCAGCCAACAGTCCTCGTTCAGCACACAACCCTCCGAGGAGCGTTCGCACCAGCAAACAGAGGAGGAGCGTCAGGAACCAGAAGGCGAAGATAATGTGCCCGATGTGCAGTACACCGAAGACTATTTGCGCTCCCTGGATGGCATCAAGAGTCGTCCTCTGATTAGGGAAGATGGTTCGGGTCGTCGACGTGCTTTTAAAAAGCGACGTTCGAGCGGCAGTTCGAATTCATCGCGCGATTCGCGCGCTTCGCGGGACGAGGAGTTAAAAATGTTCACATCACTCGAGGAAGAGGAGCTGCGTCACGGCGACAAGGCCGACTACAATcccattaagtatacgacagAGCCCACGTTGCGCGTCAAATCTCATCACAGGCGCCACAAATGCAGTCCAGCGAAAGATGTGAAGCCACCGGCTGATGTTACTAGTTCGCTGGAAATGCTTGGCGAGGAAAGCACAAATCCCTGGGGCGAAGTGATGCCGGAGCACTACAAGGACACGGAATTTTGGAAGCGGGAGAAGGCCTTATCTATTGACGAGGAGGAGTTGGATCTGGAGAAACGCGCTTCGGGCGAAGAGGTGCTCGATTTGCCCAAGAACAAACCGAATGCATCCTCGTTCGAGGAAGCGACAGACGAACAAAATGAGCTGGCGGCCAACACGTTAAGACAACAGCACTCTAAGGAGCAACTG GACAAGGAGAGCACGGAGAGCTCCAAGGCGACGGATccatcgagcagcagcagcgacatcaAATCCAAT TTAATTTTCAGTGGCGAGTACACAAAGGCCATGGACAAGGATTGGCATTCGGGCCATTTCTGTTGCTGGCAGTGCGACGAGAGCCTCACTGGACAGCGTTACGTCATCCGCGACGATCATCCCTATTGCATCAAGTGCTACGAGAATGTGTTCGCGAATACGTGCGAGGAGTGCAACAAGATCATTGGCATCGATTCGAAG GATCTATCCTATAAAGACAAGCACTGGCACGAGGCCTGTTTCCTGTGCTTCAAATGCAATCTGAACCTGGTCGATAAGCAATTTGGCGCCAAGGCCGACAAGATCTATTGCGGCAACTGCTACGATGCGCAGTTCGCATCCCGTTGCGATGGCTGCGGCGAAGTTTTTCGCGCAG gTACCAAGAAAATGGAATACAAAACGCGTCAGTGGCATGAGAattgcttctgttgctgtgtCTGCAAGATGGCCATTGGCACCAAGTCGTTTATACCGCGAGAGCAGGAAATTTATTGCGCCGGCTGCTACGAGGAGAAGTTTGCCACGCGTTGCATCAAGTGCAACAAG GTAATTACATCGGGTGGAGTTACCTACAAGAACGAGCCGTGGCATCGTGAGTGCTTCACTTGCACCCACTGCAACATTACGTTGGCTGGACAGCGCTTCACCAGTCGCGACGAGAAGCCTTATTGTGCCGAATGTTTCGGCGAGCTGTTTGCCAAACGCTGCACATCGTGTGTCAAGCCCATCACTG GCATTGGTGGCACACGCTTCATTTCGTTTGAGGAGCGTCATTGGCATCACGATTGCTTTGTCTGTGCCAGCTGCAAGGCCAGCCTGGTTGGACGCGGTTTCATCACTGACGGACCCGACATTCTCTGCCCCGACTGTGCCAAGCAGAAGCTGATGTAA
- the LOC117570787 gene encoding four and a half LIM domains protein 2 isoform X7 codes for MADVEIMQTVTETKKTKKVKKTSKRRESEVQITEVDASNEERGGEYTKAMDKDWHSGHFCCWQCDESLTGQRYVIRDDHPYCIKCYENVFANTCEECNKIIGIDSKDLSYKDKHWHEACFLCFKCNLNLVDKQFGAKADKIYCGNCYDAQFASRCDGCGEVFRAGTKKMEYKTRQWHENCFCCCVCKMAIGTKSFIPREQEIYCAGCYEEKFATRCIKCNKVITSGGVTYKNEPWHRECFTCTHCNITLAGQRFTSRDEKPYCAECFGELFAKRCTSCVKPITGIGGTRFISFEERHWHHDCFVCASCKASLVGRGFITDGPDILCPDCAKQKLM; via the exons ATGGCGGACGTGGAAATTATGCAAACGGTGACGGAGACCAAGAAAACGAAGAAGGTCAAAAAAACGTCGAAACGTCGCGAATCGGAAGTGCAAATCACCGAGGTGGATGCCTCCAATGAGGAAAGGGG TGGCGAGTACACAAAGGCCATGGACAAGGATTGGCATTCGGGCCATTTCTGTTGCTGGCAGTGCGACGAGAGCCTCACTGGACAGCGTTACGTCATCCGCGACGATCATCCCTATTGCATCAAGTGCTACGAGAATGTGTTCGCGAATACGTGCGAGGAGTGCAACAAGATCATTGGCATCGATTCGAAG GATCTATCCTATAAAGACAAGCACTGGCACGAGGCCTGTTTCCTGTGCTTCAAATGCAATCTGAACCTGGTCGATAAGCAATTTGGCGCCAAGGCCGACAAGATCTATTGCGGCAACTGCTACGATGCGCAGTTCGCATCCCGTTGCGATGGCTGCGGCGAAGTTTTTCGCGCAG gTACCAAGAAAATGGAATACAAAACGCGTCAGTGGCATGAGAattgcttctgttgctgtgtCTGCAAGATGGCCATTGGCACCAAGTCGTTTATACCGCGAGAGCAGGAAATTTATTGCGCCGGCTGCTACGAGGAGAAGTTTGCCACGCGTTGCATCAAGTGCAACAAG GTAATTACATCGGGTGGAGTTACCTACAAGAACGAGCCGTGGCATCGTGAGTGCTTCACTTGCACCCACTGCAACATTACGTTGGCTGGACAGCGCTTCACCAGTCGCGACGAGAAGCCTTATTGTGCCGAATGTTTCGGCGAGCTGTTTGCCAAACGCTGCACATCGTGTGTCAAGCCCATCACTG GCATTGGTGGCACACGCTTCATTTCGTTTGAGGAGCGTCATTGGCATCACGATTGCTTTGTCTGTGCCAGCTGCAAGGCCAGCCTGGTTGGACGCGGTTTCATCACTGACGGACCCGACATTCTCTGCCCCGACTGTGCCAAGCAGAAGCTGATGTAA